A section of the Rhodobacter sp. genome encodes:
- a CDS encoding cell division protein FtsL — MRALFYVLSAFAVMGLAIWAYGQNQKTQVALRDVRGLRAEIRSLHEALGVQRAEWAYLNRPQRLRALAEMNFGRLGLLPLEGSQFGQIDEIPYPLMTQNAPLGAVSEGSP, encoded by the coding sequence ATGCGGGCGCTTTTCTATGTCCTGTCGGCCTTTGCGGTCATGGGGCTGGCGATCTGGGCTTATGGCCAGAACCAGAAGACCCAGGTGGCATTGCGCGATGTCCGGGGTCTGCGCGCCGAAATCCGCAGCCTGCACGAGGCGCTGGGCGTGCAGCGCGCCGAATGGGCCTATCTCAACCGTCCGCAGCGCCTGCGCGCGCTGGCCGAGATGAACTTTGGCCGCCTGGGTCTGCTGCCCCTCGAGGGCTCGCAATTTGGCCAGATCGACGAAATCCCCTATCCGCTGATGACCCAAAACGCGCCCCTGGGCGCCGTGTCCGAGGGCTCGCCATGA
- a CDS encoding cell division/cell wall cluster transcriptional repressor MraZ — MIEKFVGDHEQSIDGKGRVSIPTKLRRVVEARDPDWTSGERPQLMVVYGTRSWNRLECYPIDQYQKIIAGIEVMPWGSEDRIIAEGVFFSRVFPAEILDDGRLQVPLEHRERLGLKDKVRVIGVGDFFKIVKSEEPDDMAPEDDLDALIDARGRGHALQLIPDVSQKKTSE, encoded by the coding sequence GTGATCGAGAAGTTCGTCGGCGACCATGAGCAGAGCATCGACGGGAAGGGCCGCGTGTCCATCCCGACGAAACTGCGTCGTGTCGTCGAGGCCCGCGATCCCGACTGGACCAGCGGCGAACGCCCCCAGTTGATGGTCGTCTATGGCACGCGCAGCTGGAATCGGCTGGAATGCTACCCGATCGACCAATACCAGAAGATCATTGCCGGGATCGAAGTCATGCCCTGGGGATCCGAGGATCGGATCATCGCCGAAGGGGTCTTTTTCTCGCGGGTGTTTCCGGCCGAGATTCTGGACGACGGTCGCCTGCAAGTGCCGCTCGAACATCGCGAACGCCTGGGCCTGAAGGACAAGGTCCGGGTGATCGGCGTTGGCGACTTCTTCAAGATCGTCAAGTCGGAAGAGCCGGACGACATGGCCCCCGAGGACGATCTGGATGCGCTGATCGATGCCAGGGGGCGTGGCCATGCGCTGCAACTCATCCCCGACGTGAGCCAGAAGAAAACCAGCGAATAA
- the rsmH gene encoding 16S rRNA (cytosine(1402)-N(4))-methyltransferase RsmH, which translates to MPATDPSAPHIPVLLGPLLAGVAPVAGVWLDGTLGAGGYARGLLAAGASHVIGIDRDPLALRLAADWGAPYGDRMRVVQGNFSQLDTLAGQPLDGVVLDLGVSSMQLDQAERGFSFAKDGPLDMRMSQQGLSAADLVNTATETELADILYHYGEERASRRIARAIVAARAVQPIESTLKLTEIVSGCLPRPKPGQSHPATRSFQALRIAVNAEFQELVDGLEAAERALKPGGMLAVVSFHSLEDRIVKRFMQQRAGRMGQGSRHAPILTPEPDRFELLTRRAIAADDAECAANPRARSALLRIARRTGAPAGPADRSALGLPRLAQAGDR; encoded by the coding sequence ATGCCCGCCACAGACCCGTCAGCGCCGCATATCCCCGTGCTCCTCGGACCTTTGCTGGCCGGGGTGGCGCCGGTCGCGGGGGTCTGGCTGGACGGCACGCTGGGCGCGGGTGGCTATGCGCGCGGATTGCTGGCGGCCGGGGCGTCCCATGTGATCGGCATCGACCGCGACCCGTTGGCGCTGCGGTTGGCGGCCGACTGGGGCGCGCCCTACGGGGATCGGATGCGCGTCGTGCAGGGCAACTTTTCGCAGCTCGACACGCTGGCCGGCCAGCCGCTCGACGGGGTGGTGCTGGATCTGGGCGTGTCCTCGATGCAGCTCGATCAGGCCGAGCGCGGCTTTTCCTTTGCCAAGGATGGCCCGTTGGACATGCGGATGAGCCAGCAGGGCCTGTCCGCCGCCGATCTGGTCAACACCGCCACCGAAACCGAACTGGCCGACATCCTCTATCACTATGGCGAGGAGCGGGCCTCGCGCCGGATCGCGCGCGCGATCGTTGCCGCGCGCGCCGTTCAACCGATTGAATCGACGTTGAAACTGACCGAGATCGTCAGCGGTTGCCTGCCGCGCCCCAAGCCAGGGCAAAGCCACCCCGCGACGCGCAGCTTCCAGGCGCTGCGCATCGCGGTCAATGCCGAATTCCAGGAATTGGTGGACGGGCTCGAAGCGGCCGAACGCGCGCTGAAGCCAGGGGGAATGCTGGCGGTGGTCAGTTTTCATTCGCTTGAGGACCGGATCGTCAAGCGGTTCATGCAGCAACGGGCGGGGCGCATGGGGCAGGGCAGCCGCCATGCTCCGATCTTGACCCCCGAACCCGACCGGTTCGAACTGCTGACCCGACGCGCCATCGCCGCTGACGATGCCGAATGCGCCGCCAATCCGCGCGCGCGTTCGGCGCTGCTCAGGATCGCGCGACGCACGGGCGCGCCCGCGGGGCCCGCGGATCGCTCGGCGCTGGGTTTGCCGCGCCTGGCGCAAGCGGGGGATCGCTGA
- a CDS encoding penicillin-binding protein 2 has product MIRTPLRPLARILDARAQGMNPKGIERENLRLRREQARDAGRRRAEWRLLLLAALFFAGYAVIGARMGMLAATPVAESEPYAGEGISGERADVLDRNGRILATNLVTHSLYAEMRYMQDGRRAAHELARIFPDLDEEALARRLTDPDRRFYWIRSRVSPEQAQAAHDIGEPGLWLGPREMRLYPNGTLAAHVLGGTAYGQQGVTAAEIQGVAGLEYTADDRLSDPDLADVPLSLSLDLGVQSIVEEVLGSGIQMLHARAGSAIIMDAQTGEVVALASAPTFDPNDRPAPPTEGDPADSPLFNRAVQGLYELGSVMKAFAVAQALDLGLVTPQTMVNTRGPLRIGRFEINDFHDYGAQLSVEDVFVHSSNIGTAHLAQMIGPERQRDFLRQFGFLEALPIELPEARRALPQYPDRWTEVSAMTISYGHGLAVTPMHLAAAYAALVNGGTMVQPTLLRRPDTTPGPRVISPETSRIMRSLFRQVVTRGTASLGEVAGYGVGGKTGTADKPNPQGGYYDDRVVATFAGAFPMNDPRYVIIVTMDEPQETVGGVERRTAGWTVVPVAAEMVRRIAPVMGMRPQDPAVIDAELRLR; this is encoded by the coding sequence ATGATCCGCACCCCGCTGCGCCCGCTTGCCCGGATTCTCGATGCCCGCGCGCAGGGGATGAACCCCAAGGGGATCGAACGCGAGAACCTGCGCCTGCGCCGCGAACAGGCCCGCGACGCGGGGCGGCGGCGGGCCGAGTGGCGTCTGCTTCTGCTGGCCGCGCTGTTCTTTGCCGGTTATGCGGTGATCGGGGCGCGCATGGGGATGCTGGCAGCCACGCCGGTGGCCGAATCGGAACCCTACGCGGGCGAGGGGATCTCGGGCGAGCGCGCGGACGTGCTGGATCGCAACGGCCGGATTCTGGCGACCAACCTTGTGACGCATTCCCTCTATGCCGAGATGCGCTACATGCAGGACGGCCGGCGCGCCGCACATGAGCTGGCGCGCATCTTTCCCGACCTTGACGAAGAGGCCCTGGCCCGCCGCCTGACCGATCCTGACCGTCGGTTCTACTGGATCCGCTCGCGGGTGTCGCCCGAACAGGCCCAGGCGGCGCATGACATCGGCGAACCCGGCCTGTGGCTGGGCCCGCGCGAGATGCGCCTTTATCCCAACGGCACGCTGGCTGCGCATGTGCTGGGCGGCACCGCCTATGGCCAACAGGGCGTTACCGCGGCCGAAATTCAGGGCGTTGCCGGGCTGGAATATACCGCCGACGACCGCCTCAGTGACCCCGATCTGGCCGATGTGCCGCTCTCGCTGTCGCTGGACCTGGGCGTCCAGTCCATCGTCGAGGAGGTGCTGGGCAGCGGCATCCAGATGCTGCACGCCCGCGCGGGTTCGGCGATCATCATGGACGCGCAGACCGGGGAAGTGGTGGCGCTGGCCTCGGCCCCGACCTTTGATCCGAACGACCGCCCCGCCCCCCCGACCGAAGGGGACCCCGCCGATTCGCCCCTGTTCAACCGCGCCGTTCAGGGGCTTTACGAACTGGGCTCGGTGATGAAGGCCTTTGCCGTCGCGCAGGCCCTGGACCTGGGTCTGGTCACGCCGCAGACGATGGTGAACACGCGCGGCCCCCTGCGGATCGGGCGCTTTGAAATCAACGACTTCCATGATTACGGCGCGCAGCTCTCGGTCGAGGATGTCTTTGTCCACTCGTCGAACATCGGCACCGCGCACCTGGCCCAGATGATCGGGCCCGAGCGTCAGCGCGACTTCCTCAGGCAGTTCGGCTTTCTCGAGGCCCTGCCCATCGAACTGCCCGAGGCGCGCCGCGCTCTGCCGCAATACCCCGATCGCTGGACCGAGGTCAGCGCGATGACCATCAGCTACGGCCACGGGTTGGCGGTGACACCGATGCATCTGGCGGCGGCCTATGCGGCCCTGGTGAACGGCGGCACCATGGTGCAGCCGACGCTGTTGCGCCGCCCCGACACGACGCCGGGCCCGCGGGTGATTTCGCCGGAAACCTCGCGCATCATGCGCTCGCTCTTCCGCCAGGTGGTGACGCGCGGCACCGCCTCGTTAGGCGAGGTCGCGGGCTACGGCGTCGGTGGCAAGACCGGCACGGCGGACAAGCCGAACCCGCAGGGCGGCTACTACGACGACCGCGTCGTGGCGACCTTTGCCGGGGCGTTTCCGATGAACGATCCGCGCTATGTCATCATCGTGACCATGGACGAGCCGCAGGAAACCGTCGGCGGGGTCGAGCGGCGCACCGCGGGCTGGACGGTCGTGCCGGTCGCAGCGGAAATGGTGCGCCGGATCGCGCCGGTGATGGGGATGCGGCCGCAGGACCCGGCCGTGATTGATGCCGAGCTGCGCCTGCGGTAG